From Pagrus major chromosome 2, Pma_NU_1.0, one genomic window encodes:
- the hif1al gene encoding hypoxia inducible factor 1 subunit alpha, like: protein MEKEEKVSLKRSEQRKLRSRDAARCRRSQETEVFYELARTLPLPRRVSTHLDKSAIMRVSLSFLQMQRLLRPGEKQKESEEEEEEEDPMDTFYPEALAGFIMVMTEEGDMIYLTENVSKHIGIAQLELLGQSVYDFVHPCDQEELRDLLSPRPGLSKKLQTEQSSERNFFLRMKSTLTNRGRTVNIKSAAWKVLHCTGHMRPFGDGSSSPPAARVTTLLCEPIPHPSSVEFPLDSFTFLTRHSMDLRFTHCKGRVTELVGYKPEDLIGRSAYEFHHALDSDHVNKSLHTLLSKGQVNTSHYRFLANSGGFVWAETQATILYSSKTSQPEAVVCLNFILSAVEQPDVVFSVEQIRSGQAELCSAEESEVCDSDRESLTSSSQIEDAASDLFFKLKEKPEELLQLAPEARDTDVPLKDFVELSFLSPSSPASAENPQDFCTPQLRRLLTPIFNTPPPSSSSSSPAASPDLELSSHEDEVVMDMTEVEKFFAVWTEDSQKKGQEETEAMDLEMLAPYISMDDDFQLTFSSLPEEAEKWSSEPSSVTPAVRERRKRTHNPDEELMSQLMVQDKRKKQEASSIEEEFLLSHRLLGCLEETDQSDLYLGPGLAGTSRLLTDKDPLLGGIQGLCETAALMRDIFTHRPPDLSPPLSPMT, encoded by the exons atggagaaggaggagaaagtgtCGCTCAAACG TTCGgagcagaggaagctgcgttCTCGTGATGCGGCCAGATGTAGGCGGAGCCAGGAGACGGAGGTGTTTTATGAGCTCGCTCGCACTCTGCCGCTCCCCCGCCGAGTGTCCACCCACCTGGACAAATCGGCCATCATGAGAGTCTCCCTCAGCTTCCTGCAGATGCAACGCCTCCTCCGGCCCG gtgagaaacagaaagagtctgaagaggaagaagaggaggaagatccGATGGATACTTTCTATCCTGAGGCTCTGGCCGGCTTCATCATGGTGAtgacagaggagggagacatGATCTACCTGACGGAAAACGTCAGCAAACACATCGGCATCGCGCAG TTGGAGCTGCTGGGTCAGAGCGTTTATGACTTTGTTCATCCCTGCGATCAGGAGGAGCTCAGAGACCTGCTGTCCCCACGTCCAG GTCTGAGTAAGAAACTGCAGACAGAGCAGTCGAGTGAGAGGAACTTCTTCCTGCGGATGAAGAGCACTCTGACCAACAGGGGGCGCACCGTCAACATCAAGTCTGCTGCCTGGAAG GTTCTCCACTGTACAGGTCACATGCGTCCGTTTGGCGACGGCTCCTCGTCGCCCCCTGCTGCCAGAGTGACGACTCTGCTGTGTGAGCCCATCCCTCACCCGTCCAGCGTGGAGTTCCCTCTGGACAGCTTCACCTTCCTCACCCGCCACAGCATGGACCTGCGCTTCACACACTGCAAGGGCAG GGTGACAGAGTTGGTTGGATACAAACCCGAGGATCTGATTGGCCGGTCGGCCTACGAGTTTCATCACGCACTGGACTCTGATCACGTCAACAAGAGCCTGCACACAC TGCTGTCCAAAGGTCAGGTGAACACCAGCCACTACCGCTTCCTGGCGAACAGCGGCGGCTTCGTCTGGGCCGAGACGCAGGCGACCATCCTCTACAGCAGCAAGACGTCGCAGCCCGAGGCCGTCGTCTGCCTCAACTTCATACTCAG TGCTGTGGAGCAGCCGGACGTTGTTTTCTCCGTGGAGCAGATCCGCAGTGGTCAGGCTGAACTCTGCTCAGCAGAGGAGTCTGAGGTTTGTGACTCTGACCGTGAGAGTCTCACCAGCTCCAGTCAGATTGAGGACGCAGCTTCGGATCTCTTCTTCAAACTGAAGGAGAAGCCAGAGGAGCTACTCCAGTTGGCTCCTGAGGCCAGAGACACTGACGTGCCGCTGAAAG attttgTTGAGCTCTCGTTCCTCAGCCCGTCCAGTCCGGCTTCAGCAGAGAACCCTCAGGATTTCTGCACTCCACAGCTGCGACGGCTCCTCACACCCATCTTCAACACTCCACCtccatcatcatcgtcatcatcaccaGCCGCCTCACCTGATCTTGAGCTG AGCTCCCATGAGGACGAGGTGGTGATGGACATGACTGAGGTGGAGAAGTTCTTCGCTGTTTGGACAGAAGACAGTCAGAAGAAAGGACAGGAG GAAACAGAGGCGATGGATCTGGAGATGTTGGCTCCTTACATCTCGATGGACGACGACTTCCAGCTGACCTTCAGCAGTTTGCCGGAGGAAGCCGAGAAATGGTCGTCTGAACCCTCGTCTGTGACCCCGGcagtcagagagaggagaaaacg GACTCATAACCCAGATGAAGAGCTGATGTCCCAGCTGATGGTTCAGGACAAGCGAAAGAAACAAGAAGCTTCCTCGATAGAAGAGGAATTTCTTCTCAGCCACAGGTTACTG GGCTGTCTGGAAGAAACCGACCAATCAGATTTGTACCTTGGCCCTGGACTGGCAGGGACGAGTCGACTGCTCACAGACAAAGACCCACTTTTAGGAGGCATTCAGGGACTCTGTGAAACTGCAG CTCTGATGAGGGACATTTTCACACATCGCCCACCGGACCTGTCGCCGCCTCTCTCACCTATGACCTGA